The following nucleotide sequence is from Pseudarthrobacter psychrotolerans.
AAGCCGTGCTGCCCCACGCCGTCGAGCGTTTCGGGCAGCCCGCGCTCGGCGGCGTAGCCGGGGCTGGCGTAGAGCCGCAGGAAGTAATTAGTCAGGAAGATCGTCTGTGCATTGGTGACATCGGTCCGGCCCACCACCACCTCGAGGTCCACGCCGGACCGGTTCTGGCTAACCTTTCGTGTTGCGCTGAGCATTTCCACGTTCAGCAGCGGGTGCCGGTGCTGAAGCCGGACGAGGGCCGGCGTCACAAACTCGGCACCGAAGCCGTCTGATGTGCTGATCCGCACCAGCCCCGAGAGGCCGCCCCGGTCATCGCTGATGAGACCGGACAGCGAGCCCAGGGTTTCCTCGATGGCCTCGGCGGCGGCTACCGCCGAGGCCCCGAGCCCGGTCAGTTCCCAGCCGTGGGGGCTGCGTTCCAGTGTCCGGCCGCCCAGTTGTCTGTCCAGGGCGAGGATGCGGCGGGAAATGGTTGTGTGGGTTGTGCCTAATGTCTCGGCGACGGCGTTGAACCGGCCAAGGCGGGCCACCGTCAGCAAAATCAGCAGGTCGTCCGGGCTCGGCAGCCGTCTCACGTGCGATCCTTCTCTTGATGTGCATCAGTGCACATAGTGTCTGTACTTTTTCTCCTTGATTGCACTGTAGCAGGGTGTGATGGTGGACACAGAGCGCCCGGCCCCATCGGCTCGGACACCAAGCAAAGGAGCTTGCAATCATGGCAGTAATCGGTTGGATCGGTCTGGGAAACATGGGTGGCTCCATGTCGGCAAACCTTGCAAAGAGCGGGCACGACGTCCGTGGCTTTGACCTCAATCCGGCTGCGGTGGCAGCCGCTGAAGCCGGGGGAGTGAAGCCGGCCCAGAGCATAGCCGACGCCGTTAACGGTGCGGACGTCGTGTTCACCATGCTGCCCAAGGGCGAGCATGCCAAGGCCGTGTACCTCGGCGGGGACGGAGTCCTCGCCCACGCTGACAGTCGCACCCTCCTGGTGGATTCCTCCACCATCGATGTCGCCGCCGCGCAGGAACTGCACGACGCCGCAGCTGCCGCCGGCTTCCGCTTCGTGGACGCTCCCGTTTCCGGTGGCATGAGCGGCGCCCAAGCCGGAACTCTCACGTTTATGGTGGGCGGCGAAGAAGGCGCGGTGGCCGACGCCACCGGCTACATCGGCCCGATGGCCTCCAATATCATTCCCACGGGTGCGGCCACCACCGGCCAGGCAGCCAAGATCTGCAACAACCTGATGTTGTTCATCAACCTGGCCGCCACGGCAGAAGGGGCCGTCCTGGCGGACCGGCTGGGCCTGGACAAGCAGGTTTTCTGGGACATCGCCTCGGTCTCCTCGGGCGACAGCTGGGCCCTGCGCACCTGGTATCCCGTTCCCGGGGTTGTTTCCACTTCCGCTGCAGACAATGACTTCGCGCCCACCTTCACCACGGAGCTGGCCAACAAGGACATCGGCTTGGCCATCAGCGCCGCCGAGGACACCGGAACGCCGCTCGAAATCGGCAGGCACGTCCAGCAGTTGTTCCAGCGGCTCGTCGACGCCGGGCAGTCCGGCAAGGACTGCTCCATGATCATCAAACTCGCGGACGGGTCGCTGGACTCCACCGTTTAGTCAGCCGGCACGCATCCGCCGGACCTCGCCGAACTGCCCCAAGAACTGCCCCAGGAAAGAGATCACCATGCAAACCATTCCGCACTTCATCAACGGCGGCCGCATCAGCGATGCTGAGCGCTTCGGTCCCGTCTTCAACCCGGCAACGGGAGAGCAGGAAAAACAGGTTGCCTTCGCCTCCGCCGCCCGGGTGGAGGAAGCCGTTGCCGCGGCCAAGGCTGCGCTTCCCGGCTGGCGGGCCACCAGCTTGGCCAAGCGCACCAACATTTTCTTCCGGGTGCGTGAGATCCTGATGCAGCGCAAACCCGAGCTAGCGGCCATTCTCACGAGCGAGCATGGCAAGGTACTCTCCGACGCAGAGGGAGAGATCTCGCGCGGCCTGGAGAACATCGAATTCGCCACCGGGCTGTCTCACATGCTCAAGGGTGAACGGTCCGAGCAGGTCTCCAACGGCGTGGACGTGCACTCCGTCCGGCAGCCCGTCGGCGTGGTGGCGTGTATTACGCCCTTCAACTTTCCAGCGATGGTGCCGCTGTGGATGATCGGCAGCGCGCTCGCCTGCGGCAATACGGTGCTGCTCAAGCCCAGCGAAAAAGACCCATCGTCGGCTGTGTTCATCGCAGAGGTCTTCGCCGAAGCAGGGTTGCCGGCGGGCGTCCTGAACGTGGTCCATGGCGATAAGGAGGCGGTGGACGTCCTGCTGGAACATCCGGACGTCAAGGCTGTCAGCTTCGTCGGTTCAACGCCCATCGCGCAGTCCATCTACAAACGCGCCGCCGATAACGGCAAGCGCGTCCAGGCCCTCGGCGGAGCGAAGAACCACATGGTGGTCCTGCCCGACGCCGATTTGGACATGGCAGCCGATGCGGCGATTTCCGCGGCCTACGGTTCGGCCGGTGAACGCTGCATGGCTGTAAGCGTGCTGGTGGCCGTGGGGAACATCGCCGATGACCTGGTTGCGGCAATCACCAGCCGGATGGCTACGCTCAAGATCGGCCCCGGCACCGACCCGTCCTCGCAGATGGGGCCGCTGATCACGGCAGAACACCGCGACAGAGTTGCCTCCTACGTGGCCGGCGCCGAAAACGAAGGCGCCACCGTCGTCGTCGACGGACGCACCCTGGACTTTGATTCGAACGGCTTCTTCATCGGCGTCAGCCTCGTGGATCATGTCAAACCGGGCATGAAGGTCTACGACGACGAAATCTTCGGCCCGGTCCTGTCCGTGGTCCGGGTAGCCAGCTATAGCGACGCCGTACGGTTGGTCAATGAGAACGAGTTTGGCAATGGTGTTGCCATCTTCACACGCGACGGCGGCGCCGCCCGGCAATTCGAGTTCGACGTCGAGGCCGGGATGGTGGGTGTCAACGTGCCGATCCCGGTGCCGGTGGGGACCTTCTCCTTCGGCGGCTGGAAGAATTCCCTGTTCGGCGACACGCACATGTACGGACCGGACAGCATCCGC
It contains:
- a CDS encoding LysR family transcriptional regulator translates to MRRLPSPDDLLILLTVARLGRFNAVAETLGTTHTTISRRILALDRQLGGRTLERSPHGWELTGLGASAVAAAEAIEETLGSLSGLISDDRGGLSGLVRISTSDGFGAEFVTPALVRLQHRHPLLNVEMLSATRKVSQNRSGVDLEVVVGRTDVTNAQTIFLTNYFLRLYASPGYAAERGLPETLDGVGQHGFVSYVESALQVAELGHRSSQLPMPKSSFQATSIFAQVEAVRRGAGIGLLPNFMVAGKPEFVPVLPDAFQRQLPIWAVARPESLRSGQVQAVIAALKEEVDQRQELLAG
- the mmsB gene encoding 3-hydroxyisobutyrate dehydrogenase, whose product is MAVIGWIGLGNMGGSMSANLAKSGHDVRGFDLNPAAVAAAEAGGVKPAQSIADAVNGADVVFTMLPKGEHAKAVYLGGDGVLAHADSRTLLVDSSTIDVAAAQELHDAAAAAGFRFVDAPVSGGMSGAQAGTLTFMVGGEEGAVADATGYIGPMASNIIPTGAATTGQAAKICNNLMLFINLAATAEGAVLADRLGLDKQVFWDIASVSSGDSWALRTWYPVPGVVSTSAADNDFAPTFTTELANKDIGLAISAAEDTGTPLEIGRHVQQLFQRLVDAGQSGKDCSMIIKLADGSLDSTV
- a CDS encoding CoA-acylating methylmalonate-semialdehyde dehydrogenase, which encodes MQTIPHFINGGRISDAERFGPVFNPATGEQEKQVAFASAARVEEAVAAAKAALPGWRATSLAKRTNIFFRVREILMQRKPELAAILTSEHGKVLSDAEGEISRGLENIEFATGLSHMLKGERSEQVSNGVDVHSVRQPVGVVACITPFNFPAMVPLWMIGSALACGNTVLLKPSEKDPSSAVFIAEVFAEAGLPAGVLNVVHGDKEAVDVLLEHPDVKAVSFVGSTPIAQSIYKRAADNGKRVQALGGAKNHMVVLPDADLDMAADAAISAAYGSAGERCMAVSVLVAVGNIADDLVAAITSRMATLKIGPGTDPSSQMGPLITAEHRDRVASYVAGAENEGATVVVDGRTLDFDSNGFFIGVSLVDHVKPGMKVYDDEIFGPVLSVVRVASYSDAVRLVNENEFGNGVAIFTRDGGAARQFEFDVEAGMVGVNVPIPVPVGTFSFGGWKNSLFGDTHMYGPDSIRFYTRGKVVTTRWPDPATSVIDLGFPQVD